In Dehalococcoidales bacterium, one genomic interval encodes:
- a CDS encoding DUF2934 domain-containing protein, with product MVTEEQIRALAYTIWEQEGRPHGKHEEHYLRAKQILEEKEKTSSVDFKEPPPVINLPPPSKRRSCTRRKKMEDS from the coding sequence ATGGTTACGGAGGAACAAATAAGGGCATTAGCTTACACGATTTGGGAACAGGAAGGTCGTCCTCATGGCAAGCATGAAGAACACTACCTTCGTGCGAAGCAGATATTAGAGGAAAAGGAGAAAACCAGCAGCGTCGATTTCAAAGAACCGCCGCCAGTGATTAATCTTCCGCCTCCAAGCAAGCGTAGAAGTTGCACCAGGCGCAAGAAAATGGAGGATAGTTAG
- a CDS encoding universal stress protein: MYNRILVPLDGSKLSESILEHVKEIAAGCSTSEVVLLMVVEQAETGTGQSWGGLVSAEQITTLRDRVMTEANNYIGKVAERLSKEGIPVKTCIKQGAAADAILDYAQENRMDLIIMSTRGRSGISRWTFGSVAAKVSHHSPVPVFLAPPKKSRAK; encoded by the coding sequence ATGTATAACAGGATACTGGTGCCGCTGGACGGCTCAAAGCTATCCGAGTCTATTCTTGAGCACGTAAAAGAAATTGCTGCCGGATGCAGTACTTCAGAGGTAGTCTTATTGATGGTGGTGGAGCAGGCCGAAACCGGTACCGGTCAGAGCTGGGGAGGGCTTGTCTCGGCAGAGCAGATAACCACCCTAAGGGATAGAGTAATGACCGAGGCTAATAACTATATCGGCAAAGTGGCAGAGAGGCTGAGTAAAGAAGGGATACCCGTTAAGACCTGTATCAAACAGGGTGCGGCGGCTGATGCCATACTGGATTATGCTCAAGAAAACCGGATGGATCTCATAATTATGAGCACCCGTGGCAGGTCAGGAATATCACGATGGACTTTCGGCAGCGTGGCGGCGAAGGTCTCGCATCATTCTCCCGTTCCGGTCTTCTTGGCCCCACCGAAGAAATCCCGGGCGAAGTAA
- a CDS encoding DUF3795 domain-containing protein — MRQKLIAPCGMNCGICANYLAMQSDLKKKGFHRSYCTGCRPRGKNCTYMSRQCDLLGKGLISFCYECGDFPCRRLKALDKRYRTFYHMSMIENLLFIKEHGIERFLAREMEKWQCPECGDVISCHNGVCFRCHPDDLRNRTIISRWRGE, encoded by the coding sequence ATGCGACAAAAACTCATTGCTCCCTGTGGAATGAACTGCGGTATATGTGCCAACTACCTGGCAATGCAAAGCGACCTGAAAAAGAAGGGTTTTCACAGGTCGTATTGTACCGGCTGCCGCCCACGCGGCAAGAACTGTACCTACATGAGCAGACAGTGCGACCTGCTGGGCAAGGGGCTTATCAGCTTCTGCTATGAGTGCGGCGATTTCCCATGTCGTCGCCTTAAAGCGCTTGATAAGCGGTACCGCACTTTCTATCATATGAGTATGATAGAGAATCTGCTGTTTATCAAAGAGCACGGTATTGAGCGCTTTCTGGCAAGGGAAATGGAAAAGTGGCAGTGCCCCGAATGCGGAGATGTAATTAGCTGTCACAACGGAGTCTGCTTCCGTTGTCATCCGGACGATTTAAGAAATAGAACAATAATCTCCAGGTGGAGAGGGGAATAG
- a CDS encoding CBS domain-containing protein has protein sequence MKIRDIMNCNVVTIPSSTSIAEARRLMEAHRIKRLPVVDKGKLVGIVTSRGLDKVSPGQATSLSIWELSYLLQTTPVKDFMAKDVFTVHPDDDSEWAVAEAQKRQVGSAVVLEDKHVVGIVTSDDFFDKVIGPLLGVGLPGDRIEIAGAVFPRKGPGQLEKMIAVVRKFGYKIMTIHIEGDPVKQESLDVCFHVYDGQDIDALITEFQNQGYQARLRKR, from the coding sequence ATGAAAATCAGAGATATCATGAACTGCAATGTGGTCACCATACCAAGTAGTACGAGTATTGCCGAAGCCCGGCGTCTTATGGAAGCGCACCGCATCAAGCGCTTACCAGTGGTAGACAAGGGCAAACTGGTTGGTATCGTTACTTCAAGGGGGCTCGATAAAGTCTCCCCCGGCCAGGCCACTTCGCTTTCAATCTGGGAACTCAGCTATTTGCTGCAGACTACCCCCGTGAAGGACTTCATGGCCAAGGACGTATTCACCGTCCATCCGGACGATGATTCCGAATGGGCAGTGGCCGAAGCTCAAAAACGGCAGGTCGGCTCGGCAGTTGTCCTGGAAGATAAACACGTGGTGGGGATCGTCACTTCTGATGATTTCTTCGATAAAGTCATCGGGCCGCTTCTTGGCGTCGGCTTACCGGGAGATAGAATAGAGATAGCGGGCGCAGTATTTCCCCGCAAGGGACCCGGCCAGCTGGAAAAGATGATAGCGGTTGTGCGCAAGTTCGGCTACAAAATTATGACCATCCACATCGAGGGGGACCCAGTGAAACAGGAAAGCCTCGATGTATGCTTTCACGTTTATGATGGTCAGGATATAGACGCCCTGATTACGGAGTTCCAGAATCAAGGCTACCAAGCCAGACTGCGGAAACGCTGA
- a CDS encoding DctP family TRAP transporter solute-binding subunit, which yields MALQKARINVSHKEQYKLFRLKMILCVPCIFLAGLAPAISSCHPASVPDIPARSWKMSVVTNEDSSWAKGAHLFAELVKQRTNGRIQITVYPDGELANGDQVEELNMLQEGSINFTYHSNLLYTNLDQSFAAFSMPWLFADYFQVDAALAGPAGNQLLQEAEDLGIVGLAYGENGFRQLTNDRLAVSTPEDLHGLKIRIPDVDLYDSIYRAMEAIPVTMDFGEVISALEQGRVDGQENPIDIIVSSRLYEVQQHITIWNYSYDAIILGMNKKDWDGLPGTAQEIIRLAAIEASREQVQLSRHAAEDQLSLLREKGMTITELTPDQIEAFRTTTDPVYAEWSSSVDVILNEIEGS from the coding sequence ATGGCACTGCAAAAGGCGAGAATCAACGTTAGTCATAAGGAGCAGTATAAGTTGTTTCGCTTGAAGATGATTTTGTGCGTTCCATGTATTTTCTTAGCGGGATTGGCCCCGGCCATCAGCTCCTGCCATCCGGCTTCAGTACCGGATATCCCGGCCCGCAGCTGGAAAATGAGCGTCGTGACTAACGAAGACTCGTCGTGGGCCAAGGGAGCGCATTTGTTCGCCGAACTGGTCAAACAGAGAACTAACGGCCGGATACAAATAACAGTTTACCCCGATGGCGAGCTGGCGAATGGAGACCAGGTAGAAGAGCTGAACATGCTGCAGGAAGGCAGCATCAACTTCACCTATCACTCCAACCTGCTTTATACCAACCTTGACCAGTCGTTTGCGGCCTTCTCCATGCCGTGGCTGTTCGCCGACTATTTCCAGGTCGATGCGGCTCTGGCCGGGCCTGCTGGCAATCAACTATTGCAGGAGGCAGAAGACCTGGGTATTGTCGGACTCGCCTACGGTGAGAACGGATTCCGCCAGTTGACCAACGACAGGCTCGCCGTCAGTACACCCGAAGACCTCCACGGCCTGAAAATCCGTATCCCGGATGTCGACCTTTACGATTCCATTTACAGAGCGATGGAAGCTATTCCGGTAACGATGGACTTTGGCGAGGTTATCAGCGCGCTTGAGCAAGGGCGAGTCGACGGCCAGGAAAACCCGATAGACATTATCGTGTCCTCCAGGCTCTACGAAGTTCAGCAGCACATTACTATTTGGAATTACTCCTATGATGCCATCATCCTGGGCATGAACAAGAAGGACTGGGACGGCCTACCCGGTACTGCTCAGGAAATCATCAGGCTGGCTGCAATCGAGGCTTCAAGGGAACAAGTACAGCTGTCACGCCATGCCGCTGAGGACCAGTTGAGTCTGCTGCGCGAAAAAGGCATGACCATCACCGAGCTGACACCCGACCAGATCGAAGCATTTCGTACCACCACGGATCCGGTTTACGCGGAATGGTCGAGCAGTGTCGATGTCATTCTCAATGAGATAGAGGGCAGCTAG